A window of the Paenibacillus woosongensis genome harbors these coding sequences:
- a CDS encoding DedA family protein, with translation MEWLSNIVGALFEWIQQLGYFGIMLGLMIEVIPSEIVLAYGGYLVYAGRISFIGAVIFGVIGGVIAQLFVYWIGRYGGRPILERYGKYILIQKKHIDLSEAWFLKYGSGVIFTARFIPVVRHAISIPAGMAKMPVSKFLWLTTLAVIPWSILFVYLGMVLGEQWQAIDEKAGPYIMPILLVALALLIGYFIVKWYGANKKKGEK, from the coding sequence TTGGAATGGTTGTCAAATATAGTCGGAGCCTTGTTTGAGTGGATACAGCAGCTTGGGTATTTCGGCATTATGCTGGGGCTCATGATCGAGGTCATCCCAAGTGAAATCGTGCTTGCATACGGGGGGTATCTCGTGTATGCAGGGCGGATCAGCTTTATCGGCGCAGTAATCTTCGGCGTTATCGGCGGCGTCATCGCCCAGTTGTTCGTATATTGGATTGGACGCTATGGCGGCCGGCCGATTCTGGAACGGTATGGCAAGTACATTCTGATCCAAAAGAAACATATCGACTTATCCGAGGCATGGTTTCTGAAGTATGGCTCAGGCGTTATTTTTACCGCCCGCTTTATCCCGGTGGTTAGGCACGCCATATCCATTCCGGCAGGCATGGCCAAGATGCCCGTAAGCAAGTTTCTATGGCTGACGACGCTTGCCGTCATTCCTTGGTCGATATTGTTTGTCTACTTAGGCATGGTGCTGGGAGAACAGTGGCAAGCGATTGATGAGAAGGCCGGGCCGTACATCATGCCGATTCTGCTCGTTGCCCTTGCGCTTTTGATCGGGTATTTTATCGTAAAATGGTATGGGGCGAACAAGAAGAAAGGAGAAAAGTAA
- a CDS encoding dehydrogenase, which yields MQGKHQTALPTPRKIRRGCSKELYRTIKRLGVYIPEDLLKEGEALYYKKVIANLLWIGENSSNRKLLADWWDKEVGPELAELWGLDTEALCKAFRAAFGG from the coding sequence CTGCAAGGCAAGCACCAAACCGCCCTCCCGACGCCGCGCAAAATCCGCCGTGGATGCAGCAAAGAGCTATACCGAACGATCAAACGGCTCGGTGTATACATTCCCGAGGATCTGCTCAAGGAAGGAGAAGCGCTGTACTATAAAAAAGTCATTGCCAACCTCCTCTGGATCGGCGAAAACAGCAGCAACCGCAAGCTTCTGGCGGACTGGTGGGATAAGGAGGTCGGCCCCGAGCTCGCCGAGCTGTGGGGCCTGGACACCGAAGCGCTGTGCAAGGCGTTCCGGGCTGCCTTCGGCGGCTAG
- a CDS encoding O-antigen ligase family protein, translating to MGKGGGKDGMDAGGLKGEEAVKDRIGVLAAIACIAAGCAACMSQGLYFNDTITALGLMTWGTAITAIIVAVRAARGRRTGRAITVLISGGGRKAERFERFGSFPMAHHPLELRHAALLAAAPSMIALLYAAHLAAGPLSVQSTGEAVLGWSFYGCFGLSAYYAARSAEGRKLLQAGWSTIGLVLGVTGLASVYGLFPYPGAIFRTGETDLAAGGARLGGLLQYPNAFGAVMGAYLLERLMLLARLRAADFTRGCHWRGYIVSGSAFIYMLSLLLTESRGASLATAAAGIAGLCRLRPADRLRFAGQSGILLLCGALAAGPLAASSLAPPLLPGLVLLVGTAGAAIVAAKHLAGLGRRKKQGNVHKRRHGYRNRSRFLPAGGMLLTAALLGAALSPGLVERSSRLATASARFHMYRDGASLFLLSPWFGQGGKTWEASFRSIQSSPYVGGGSA from the coding sequence ATGGGAAAGGGGGGCGGCAAAGACGGTATGGATGCAGGCGGACTGAAGGGAGAGGAAGCCGTTAAGGACAGGATCGGAGTGCTGGCGGCAATCGCCTGCATCGCGGCGGGTTGCGCTGCTTGTATGAGCCAGGGACTATATTTTAATGATACGATAACGGCTTTGGGGCTGATGACGTGGGGGACAGCCATAACGGCCATCATCGTGGCGGTACGGGCGGCAAGGGGACGGCGGACGGGACGTGCCATTACTGTGCTGATCAGCGGCGGCGGAAGAAAGGCGGAGCGGTTCGAGCGGTTCGGTTCGTTCCCCATGGCCCATCATCCCCTTGAGTTGCGGCATGCTGCTTTGCTTGCCGCTGCTCCGTCTATGATCGCTTTGCTCTATGCCGCACATCTGGCCGCCGGCCCGTTATCCGTGCAGAGCACCGGGGAAGCAGTGCTCGGGTGGAGTTTTTACGGCTGCTTCGGATTATCAGCTTATTATGCTGCGAGAAGCGCCGAGGGCAGGAAATTGCTGCAGGCAGGCTGGAGTACCATCGGATTGGTGCTCGGCGTAACCGGGCTTGCATCGGTTTACGGGCTATTTCCGTACCCGGGTGCCATTTTTCGTACAGGTGAGACGGACCTTGCTGCAGGCGGTGCGCGGTTAGGCGGACTGCTGCAATACCCGAACGCCTTCGGGGCGGTGATGGGAGCCTATCTCCTGGAACGCCTGATGCTCCTGGCCCGGCTGAGAGCGGCGGACTTTACCCGCGGGTGCCACTGGAGAGGGTATATTGTTTCAGGCAGCGCATTTATTTATATGCTAAGCCTGCTGCTGACAGAGTCGCGGGGAGCTAGCCTGGCGACCGCTGCTGCGGGGATTGCCGGGCTGTGCCGGCTGCGGCCCGCTGACCGGCTCCGCTTTGCAGGGCAAAGCGGTATACTGCTGCTTTGCGGTGCGCTTGCCGCAGGCCCATTGGCCGCCTCGTCGCTTGCGCCGCCGCTGCTCCCCGGGCTGGTTCTGCTCGTGGGCACAGCAGGCGCGGCCATCGTTGCGGCGAAGCATTTGGCAGGCCTGGGACGGCGCAAGAAGCAGGGAAATGTACATAAGCGTAGACACGGATATCGAAATCGCTCCCGATTTCTGCCCGCAGGCGGCATGCTGCTCACAGCTGCCCTTCTTGGCGCAGCGCTGAGCCCGGGACTGGTTGAGCGGTCAAGCCGGCTGGCGACCGCTTCCGCCCGTTTCCACATGTATCGCGACGGAGCGAGCCTGTTTCTTCTCTCGCCGTGGTTCGGACAAGGGGGAAAGACATGGGAAGCGTCGTTCCGGAGCATACAGAGTTCTCCTTACGTCGGGGGGGGAAGTGCATAG
- a CDS encoding class I SAM-dependent methyltransferase, whose amino-acid sequence MESLRNLVHQLAEEGTLISATLSQVRKAGDVSYTKVVVKPVELKKSLHYQLAYHYANKVTHENIEASLFEAKIMELFENRFRQGLLCTPQADYQVLISKKYKVSILKKSPSKKPGALTHNRQKQYILEEGTPVPFLIELGIMNPDGKVYAKKYDKFRQINRFLEMVQDVIPHLPEDRPLTIVDFGCGKSYLTFALYHYLSVQQRRELNIVGLDLKADVIEHCGTLAQNLQYDQLRFLVGDIADYDELSQVDMVVTLHACDTATDAALEKAVRWGASVILSVPCCQHELFNQIKSPVLEPLLSHGILKERFSALATDAIRAKLLDILGYKTQLLEFIDMEHTPKNILIRAVKSSGGDTERLWREYTAFRDFVHADPYLERACRDLLPGS is encoded by the coding sequence ATGGAGTCTTTGCGGAATCTTGTTCATCAACTGGCGGAAGAAGGCACCTTGATCTCCGCTACGCTCAGCCAGGTACGCAAGGCAGGAGACGTCAGCTATACCAAAGTGGTCGTCAAACCCGTGGAATTGAAGAAGAGCCTTCATTACCAGCTGGCGTATCATTATGCCAATAAGGTCACCCATGAGAATATTGAAGCTTCGCTATTCGAGGCGAAGATCATGGAGCTGTTCGAAAACAGGTTCCGGCAGGGGCTGCTCTGTACCCCACAGGCCGACTATCAAGTGCTGATCAGCAAAAAATACAAAGTATCGATCCTGAAGAAATCTCCTTCCAAGAAGCCCGGCGCACTGACGCATAATCGGCAGAAGCAGTACATTCTGGAGGAGGGGACGCCAGTACCGTTCCTAATTGAGCTGGGCATTATGAACCCGGACGGAAAAGTGTACGCCAAGAAATACGACAAGTTCCGGCAGATCAATCGTTTCCTGGAGATGGTGCAGGACGTCATTCCCCATCTTCCCGAGGACCGTCCGCTCACGATCGTCGATTTCGGCTGCGGCAAATCATATTTGACGTTTGCGTTATACCACTATTTGTCCGTACAGCAGCGACGGGAGCTGAATATCGTCGGGCTAGACCTGAAGGCGGACGTCATCGAGCATTGCGGAACGCTCGCGCAGAATTTGCAATACGATCAGCTGCGCTTCCTCGTAGGAGATATCGCGGATTACGACGAGCTCAGCCAAGTGGATATGGTCGTTACTTTGCACGCGTGCGATACGGCGACGGATGCTGCGTTGGAGAAGGCGGTACGCTGGGGAGCGTCGGTGATCTTGTCCGTCCCTTGCTGCCAGCATGAGCTGTTCAATCAGATCAAGAGCCCCGTGCTTGAGCCGCTGCTGTCGCATGGTATCCTGAAGGAGCGCTTCTCGGCGCTGGCAACGGATGCCATTCGCGCCAAGCTGCTGGATATACTCGGCTACAAAACACAGCTGCTTGAATTCATCGATATGGAGCATACACCCAAAAATATACTTATTCGGGCCGTCAAATCGTCCGGCGGCGATACGGAGCGGCTGTGGCGGGAATATACCGCCTTTCGTGATTTTGTACATGCCGATCCTTATCTGGAGAGGGCCTGCAGGGACCTGCTGCCCGGCAGCTGA
- a CDS encoding DUF6483 family protein: MLRKDYLVRAIEEITEMLGTIVGLKQQKKHPEALQELDELYRAQFRLNSLLLGTLSSKDIAELFRSGGIIEADRLQTLARLLREEGDLLLDSGKTDEGRMRQLKALHLFLEARQHGADPSLWQLDEEIFSLMAKLKGCPLDPDTERMVFGFAEDKGRYDLAENAMYRLMDQQEMDVHEGIAFYERLAGVAPDQLEEGGLSAAEVQEGLAELRHRL; this comes from the coding sequence ATGTTACGAAAAGATTACCTCGTCCGAGCCATCGAAGAAATTACCGAGATGCTGGGGACGATTGTTGGCTTGAAGCAGCAGAAGAAGCATCCCGAAGCCCTTCAAGAGCTGGATGAACTGTATCGGGCCCAGTTTCGACTGAACTCTCTGCTGCTTGGAACGCTGTCTTCCAAGGATATCGCCGAATTATTCCGCAGCGGCGGAATCATCGAGGCGGACCGGCTGCAGACATTGGCCCGGCTGCTGCGGGAGGAAGGCGATCTGCTCCTGGATAGCGGGAAAACCGATGAAGGCAGGATGAGGCAGCTGAAGGCGCTCCATTTATTTCTTGAGGCCAGGCAGCACGGCGCCGATCCATCCCTGTGGCAGCTGGACGAGGAAATATTCAGCCTTATGGCGAAGCTTAAGGGCTGTCCCCTTGATCCGGATACAGAGCGGATGGTATTTGGTTTTGCTGAGGACAAGGGCAGGTATGATTTGGCCGAAAATGCTATGTATCGCTTGATGGATCAGCAGGAAATGGACGTGCATGAAGGGATTGCTTTTTACGAACGCCTAGCTGGCGTTGCTCCGGATCAACTGGAGGAGGGCGGGCTGTCTGCAGCCGAAGTCCAGGAGGGGCTTGCCGAACTGCGCCATCGCTTGTAA
- a CDS encoding alpha/beta fold hydrolase produces MEKLTINGAMIAYEDQGEGEVLVLLHGFCGSSAYWEHVMPLLSKQYRVIAPDLRGHGLSEAPLGAYTIEQMADDVAGLLEDLAVDRYTLLGHSMGGYVTLSLAQRYAGRLNGFGLIHSTAYPDSEEAKEKRLQAVSVIGTEGITPFVDGLVPGLFAPANAASHETALDRVKEIGYKTPPQGASGAALAMRERIDRRDVLSATTLPVLLVAGEDDRLIPIERTFTTEGSNVTKAVIKGAGHMSMYEAPEQLAVVINDFLRQIHEVKE; encoded by the coding sequence ATGGAAAAGCTAACGATAAACGGGGCAATGATCGCATACGAGGATCAGGGTGAAGGAGAAGTTCTCGTGCTATTGCACGGCTTTTGCGGCAGTTCTGCATATTGGGAGCATGTGATGCCGCTGCTATCCAAGCAATATCGCGTCATCGCTCCCGATTTGCGGGGGCATGGCTTGTCTGAAGCCCCGCTTGGCGCCTATACGATAGAGCAGATGGCTGATGATGTTGCCGGCCTGCTGGAGGACTTGGCGGTTGACCGGTATACGCTGCTGGGCCATTCGATGGGCGGTTATGTCACGCTGTCGCTGGCGCAGCGGTATGCGGGCCGCTTGAACGGCTTCGGCTTGATCCATTCGACAGCTTACCCAGACAGCGAGGAAGCTAAAGAGAAGAGGCTGCAGGCGGTGTCGGTGATTGGCACTGAAGGAATTACGCCGTTCGTGGACGGCCTCGTACCCGGCCTGTTCGCTCCGGCGAACGCCGCTTCGCATGAAACGGCCTTGGATCGGGTGAAAGAGATCGGCTACAAGACGCCTCCGCAGGGAGCGTCCGGCGCCGCGCTTGCGATGCGCGAACGGATCGACCGCCGCGACGTGCTGTCGGCTACGACTTTGCCTGTCCTGTTAGTAGCAGGAGAGGATGACAGGCTTATTCCGATCGAGCGGACGTTCACAACCGAGGGCAGCAATGTCACCAAGGCTGTCATCAAAGGGGCCGGGCATATGAGCATGTACGAGGCTCCGGAACAGCTGGCGGTCGTCATCAACGATTTTCTGCGTCAAATCCATGAAGTGAAGGAATAA
- the yyaC gene encoding spore protease YyaC: MRLEGRRLPYDSSFSERKLTGKELPQFMRSIRQKHPLDHVTFLCIGTDRSTGDALGPLVGTRLEELGFSSVVGSLRHPCDADNLVHRMNAIPKEHVIIAIDACLGVPASVGSYIVSGKPLLPAQSVGGGLPEAGHYSIAAVVNVNGPKPYWTLGMTSLYKVMQMADEIVQAAAYGFGSGDE; encoded by the coding sequence ATGAGGTTGGAAGGCCGGAGGCTTCCTTATGACTCTTCCTTTAGCGAAAGGAAGCTTACAGGCAAGGAATTGCCGCAATTTATGCGCAGCATTCGCCAGAAGCATCCGTTGGACCATGTTACGTTTCTATGCATCGGAACAGATCGCTCCACTGGGGATGCGCTTGGCCCCCTTGTTGGCACCCGGCTGGAGGAGCTGGGGTTTTCCTCGGTTGTCGGTTCGCTGCGGCATCCCTGTGACGCCGATAATTTGGTGCACCGGATGAATGCGATCCCTAAGGAACATGTCATCATCGCAATTGATGCTTGTTTAGGCGTTCCTGCCTCAGTAGGCAGTTATATCGTATCGGGAAAGCCGCTGCTTCCCGCTCAATCGGTAGGCGGCGGATTGCCGGAGGCTGGTCATTACAGCATTGCTGCCGTCGTAAACGTAAACGGACCGAAGCCTTATTGGACGCTGGGGATGACTTCGTTGTACAAGGTTATGCAAATGGCGGATGAAATCGTCCAGGCGGCGGCTTACGGTTTTGGCTCTGGAGACGAATAA
- a CDS encoding DUF1128 domain-containing protein produces the protein MVDLTQKTQENVEYMIEAIKAKLRMATGAAMSASAFHVDRYDDILEVYEIVMNKERLSISEVEALAKELGQLRGN, from the coding sequence ATGGTAGATTTGACACAGAAAACCCAGGAGAACGTGGAATATATGATCGAAGCAATTAAAGCGAAATTACGGATGGCAACAGGGGCAGCCATGTCGGCTTCGGCCTTCCATGTCGACCGCTACGACGACATTCTGGAAGTATATGAAATCGTGATGAACAAAGAACGGCTGAGCATCTCGGAAGTGGAAGCACTCGCTAAGGAGCTCGGCCAGCTTAGAGGCAATTAA
- a CDS encoding pirin family protein translates to MIKVVTAEERHTSDKGAIHSEFSFSFADYDDPSNAHFGCLLALNDNVVQPGQGLAPHPHHDLEIVTYVVSGTLRHEDDLGNRQDLAAGSVQVMSAGAGIRHAESNPSPTEPVRFIQMWFLPVQRNLRPAWDSRWFPWQEREGLLKPVIEPGGSGGSLRMNQDVRLFIPNLQTGEELVIPFGRERRTHLFMLAGHIDLYCGKQKFPLRPGDAARIRNAEELSVCSTGSEEAAEFILIDLP, encoded by the coding sequence ATGATCAAAGTGGTCACCGCAGAGGAACGCCATACTTCGGACAAGGGAGCCATTCATAGCGAATTCAGCTTCTCCTTTGCCGATTATGATGATCCGAGCAATGCTCATTTCGGCTGTCTGCTTGCTTTAAATGACAACGTCGTTCAGCCTGGCCAAGGGCTGGCACCCCATCCGCATCATGACCTGGAGATCGTCACCTATGTAGTATCAGGGACGCTGCGGCATGAGGATGATCTCGGCAATAGGCAGGATCTGGCGGCAGGGAGTGTACAGGTCATGAGCGCCGGAGCAGGCATTCGCCACGCCGAGAGCAATCCATCGCCCACAGAGCCTGTGCGCTTTATTCAGATGTGGTTCCTGCCTGTCCAGAGGAATTTGAGGCCGGCATGGGATAGCCGATGGTTTCCTTGGCAGGAACGGGAGGGGCTGCTGAAGCCTGTTATTGAGCCTGGGGGGAGCGGTGGCAGCCTGCGTATGAATCAGGATGTCCGGCTGTTCATTCCGAATCTGCAAACGGGCGAAGAGCTGGTTATCCCGTTCGGCCGCGAGCGCCGAACGCATTTATTCATGCTCGCTGGCCATATTGATTTGTACTGCGGGAAGCAAAAGTTCCCGCTGCGCCCCGGTGATGCAGCCCGCATACGGAATGCGGAGGAGCTCTCCGTATGCAGCACCGGCAGCGAAGAGGCAGCCGAATTCATATTGATCGATCTGCCTTAA
- a CDS encoding asparaginase, producing the protein MDSLRDTLLIEEYRAGILECSHRGNICVVDEEGRVLMHVGDPHARVFTRSAAKPFQAIPAIRAGIKDTYRLTDAEVAVMTASHRAEDVHIDVLESLLSKIGVEEEGLVCAPSLPLDGKSREALLRSGGQRRRLYHNCSGKHLGVLAYCKMKGFDLGSYHEPDHPVQQEIVEALARLAGISAEHIGRGTDGCGFPVFALPLSSLAAAYMKLACPDRIEDECTAEAVRQITRAMNAHPELVGGSGRIDSALLEDDNIIAKGGFKGVYGFSLRRERLGVAFKVSDGSEEEWGRIVLEILKQLNYSNRELMLKLEEQFPARILNDEGNAVGQTETVFTLKN; encoded by the coding sequence ATGGACAGCTTGAGAGATACATTATTGATTGAGGAATATCGCGCAGGCATTCTGGAATGCAGTCATCGCGGGAATATATGCGTAGTGGATGAAGAAGGCCGGGTACTGATGCATGTCGGCGATCCGCACGCCCGGGTATTTACCCGTTCGGCCGCGAAACCATTTCAAGCCATTCCGGCCATTCGGGCCGGCATTAAGGATACTTATCGTTTAACCGATGCCGAAGTAGCGGTGATGACCGCCTCTCATCGCGCAGAGGATGTTCATATTGATGTGCTGGAATCCCTGCTCTCCAAGATCGGGGTAGAAGAAGAGGGCCTGGTATGCGCTCCCAGCCTGCCGCTGGACGGCAAGTCCCGGGAAGCGCTTCTTCGGTCCGGGGGGCAGCGGCGCAGACTATACCATAATTGTTCGGGTAAACATCTGGGTGTGCTCGCTTATTGCAAAATGAAGGGCTTTGACTTAGGGAGCTATCATGAGCCGGACCACCCGGTTCAACAGGAAATCGTCGAAGCGCTGGCCCGGCTTGCCGGTATTTCGGCGGAACATATCGGACGGGGAACGGATGGCTGCGGCTTTCCGGTATTCGCTTTGCCCTTGTCGTCATTAGCCGCCGCTTACATGAAACTGGCTTGTCCCGACCGGATTGAGGACGAATGCACGGCCGAAGCCGTACGGCAAATTACCCGCGCTATGAATGCCCATCCCGAGCTTGTCGGAGGCAGCGGGCGCATCGATTCCGCCCTGCTGGAAGATGACAATATTATCGCCAAAGGCGGCTTTAAAGGCGTATATGGCTTTAGTCTCAGACGGGAACGGCTGGGCGTCGCCTTTAAGGTATCCGACGGTTCTGAGGAAGAATGGGGAAGGATTGTCCTGGAAATCTTGAAGCAGCTCAATTATAGCAATCGGGAGCTGATGCTCAAGCTGGAGGAACAATTCCCAGCCCGCATTTTGAATGACGAGGGGAATGCCGTCGGCCAAACGGAGACTGTATTCACATTGAAGAATTAG
- a CDS encoding YtxH domain-containing protein has translation MNKEEMDCQVQSGSTFTKGLVIGALLGAAAALLYAPKPGRELRSDLTEKLSAATDKSKEVAAVVGEKATDLAKNVTEKTTDLAKTVSESAGTIFNSAKEASADVAEDVKRASDDVMNEAKQS, from the coding sequence ATGAATAAAGAAGAAATGGACTGCCAGGTTCAAAGCGGTTCTACGTTTACTAAAGGCCTTGTCATCGGCGCACTGCTCGGAGCGGCCGCCGCTCTTCTATACGCGCCCAAGCCGGGACGCGAGCTTCGCAGCGATTTGACCGAGAAGCTGAGCGCAGCTACGGATAAATCGAAGGAGGTCGCCGCCGTCGTAGGCGAGAAAGCGACTGACCTCGCGAAGAATGTGACCGAGAAAACGACGGATCTCGCCAAAACGGTCAGCGAAAGTGCGGGAACAATTTTTAACAGCGCCAAAGAAGCATCCGCCGATGTAGCCGAGGATGTCAAACGCGCCTCCGATGATGTGATGAATGAAGCCAAGCAATCATGA
- a CDS encoding DUF5665 domain-containing protein, translated as MARTQPFDPQEHPFELRHEVKRLNGRLDYIADLLERAEFKDILENYTSPKKRILTNFMAGLSRGLGLSVGTFVVLGLLGWVLSLFVDIPMVGDYIKELQDYIKSKP; from the coding sequence ATGGCGCGCACTCAACCATTCGATCCTCAGGAGCATCCCTTTGAACTGAGGCACGAAGTCAAACGCTTGAATGGCAGGCTGGACTATATTGCCGATCTGCTGGAAAGAGCGGAGTTCAAAGATATTCTCGAGAACTATACAAGCCCCAAAAAGCGTATACTTACTAATTTCATGGCCGGCCTGTCGCGCGGCCTCGGCCTGAGCGTCGGCACCTTTGTCGTGCTTGGTCTGCTGGGCTGGGTGCTGAGTCTGTTCGTAGATATCCCTATGGTAGGCGATTACATCAAAGAGCTGCAGGATTACATTAAATCCAAGCCGTAA
- a CDS encoding magnesium transporter CorA family protein produces MDTNYLSVRFPDGKNAIMFGSLVYSVEEEMQEIKDCVHSHFFVNKDCFITLNLDAHTRERMQMREKMLMLHACRLPVEGMFVLIRTILHYIHIGMDRFEQNLRKVEEMMQKHNKKHLMDQILNSRFELLYWSNLFIPFQEIVTAAREAYSAGELEDSVYFKHLVFRTERMHVLFKHYEKEIDTLISIDEAVSAFRGNDIMKTLTIMTAIFTPATVIGAI; encoded by the coding sequence GTGGACACGAATTATTTATCGGTGCGGTTTCCTGACGGAAAGAATGCGATCATGTTCGGCTCGCTCGTCTATTCCGTGGAAGAGGAAATGCAGGAAATCAAGGACTGCGTGCATAGCCATTTTTTTGTGAACAAGGATTGCTTCATTACCCTTAATCTGGACGCCCATACCCGGGAAAGAATGCAAATGCGGGAGAAAATGCTGATGCTGCACGCCTGCAGGCTGCCGGTCGAGGGCATGTTCGTATTGATTCGCACGATTCTCCACTATATTCATATCGGCATGGACCGGTTTGAGCAAAATCTCCGCAAGGTCGAAGAGATGATGCAGAAGCATAACAAGAAGCATTTAATGGACCAGATACTGAATTCCCGTTTTGAGCTGCTATATTGGTCTAACCTGTTTATTCCCTTTCAGGAAATCGTGACGGCAGCCCGGGAGGCATATTCGGCAGGAGAACTGGAAGACAGCGTATATTTCAAACACCTGGTGTTCCGGACGGAGCGTATGCACGTGCTCTTCAAGCATTACGAGAAGGAGATTGATACGCTGATTTCCATCGATGAGGCCGTTTCCGCTTTTCGCGGGAATGATATTATGAAGACGCTGACCATTATGACGGCGATCTTTACACCAGCAACGGTGATTGGGGCCATTTGA
- a CDS encoding sigma-70 family RNA polymerase sigma factor, producing MSDKMTPPESLNESTSLIWKYQQTKDNEIVTVLIQKYEPMVKMAAGKIARNRPDLYEDLYQVGQMALIRLLQQYDIELGIPFEPYAMKSMIGHMKNFLRDKSWYIQVPRRIKEKGALVQQAIDELTVKLERSPDVKEIAEYLDLSVEETVEVLAGRECYHYVSLDSPLSQDESAATLGELISSEANDYDTVEKRMDLQQALSQLKEQEQQVLLLAFQEGQSQRAIAQQLGVSQMSVSRIQKRATEKLKQIMSNSNLY from the coding sequence ATGAGCGATAAAATGACTCCCCCCGAGTCTTTGAATGAATCAACCAGCCTGATCTGGAAATATCAGCAAACGAAAGACAACGAGATTGTGACGGTTCTCATTCAGAAATACGAGCCGATGGTTAAGATGGCAGCAGGCAAAATCGCCCGCAACCGCCCTGACCTGTATGAGGATTTATATCAGGTCGGACAGATGGCGCTGATTCGGCTGCTGCAGCAGTATGACATCGAACTGGGCATCCCGTTTGAGCCTTATGCCATGAAAAGCATGATCGGGCACATGAAGAACTTTCTGCGGGACAAGTCCTGGTACATCCAGGTACCGCGCCGTATCAAGGAGAAGGGCGCCCTTGTCCAGCAGGCAATCGATGAGCTGACAGTGAAATTGGAACGTTCCCCCGACGTGAAAGAAATCGCCGAATATTTGGATCTTTCGGTGGAGGAAACGGTCGAAGTACTCGCTGGGCGGGAATGCTACCACTATGTATCGCTGGATTCTCCTTTATCCCAGGACGAAAGCGCGGCTACGCTCGGTGAACTAATCAGCTCGGAAGCCAATGATTATGACACCGTAGAGAAGCGGATGGATTTGCAGCAGGCGCTTAGCCAGCTGAAGGAGCAGGAGCAGCAGGTATTGCTGCTGGCCTTCCAGGAGGGGCAATCCCAGCGTGCCATCGCCCAACAGTTGGGGGTTTCGCAAATGAGTGTTTCCCGGATCCAGAAAAGAGCGACAGAGAAATTGAAGCAAATTATGTCAAACTCTAATCTATATTAG
- the rsbW gene encoding anti-sigma B factor RsbW: MKDEVQRVVISLPATADYVDIVRLNLYGVASKIGFSYEEIEDMKVAVSEACNNSVLYAYKQEPGIMEVTFEVHKDALSITVKDEGESFDSWGIAANRASLHDKELSEAQIGGLGFYLMEALMDDVSVESAAGQGTKVVLTRRLVKSEEKV, from the coding sequence ATGAAAGACGAAGTTCAGAGAGTAGTTATCAGTTTGCCGGCGACTGCGGATTATGTGGATATCGTCAGATTGAATCTTTATGGCGTAGCCTCTAAGATCGGATTTTCCTATGAAGAGATCGAGGATATGAAGGTTGCAGTCTCGGAAGCCTGCAATAATTCCGTATTGTATGCGTACAAGCAAGAGCCAGGAATAATGGAAGTGACCTTTGAAGTGCACAAGGATGCTTTATCGATTACGGTTAAAGACGAAGGGGAAAGCTTTGATTCTTGGGGAATTGCTGCAAATCGGGCATCGTTACACGACAAGGAATTGAGTGAGGCTCAAATTGGCGGGCTGGGCTTTTATCTCATGGAGGCGCTTATGGATGACGTAAGCGTGGAAAGTGCGGCCGGCCAAGGGACCAAGGTTGTTCTTACGCGTCGGCTCGTAAAGAGCGAGGAGAAGGTATGA
- a CDS encoding STAS domain-containing protein, translating into MNTNKNDKFSATSQLENGTCTVYLRGELDLSVAPDFRQVMEPLVGDGELHLIINMKDLKYIDSTGIGILLSILKARHGMKAEFLVVEVPDQIQKLFDMTGIAKFFTAQENSQ; encoded by the coding sequence ATGAATACAAATAAGAATGATAAGTTTTCAGCTACATCGCAACTGGAGAATGGCACCTGCACGGTGTACTTACGAGGAGAGCTGGATTTGTCTGTAGCTCCTGATTTCCGTCAAGTGATGGAGCCGCTCGTCGGAGATGGGGAACTGCATCTGATCATCAACATGAAAGACTTGAAATATATCGATAGTACGGGTATCGGAATTCTGTTGTCTATCCTGAAAGCACGACATGGCATGAAGGCGGAGTTCCTGGTAGTGGAAGTACCTGATCAAATCCAGAAACTCTTCGACATGACTGGGATTGCCAAGTTTTTTACCGCACAAGAGAATTCCCAATAG